Proteins co-encoded in one Burkholderia ambifaria AMMD genomic window:
- the argJ gene encoding bifunctional glutamate N-acetyltransferase/amino-acid acetyltransferase ArgJ, translating into MAVNFPSIDPAQLHPVAGVTLGWAEANIRKQNRKDVLVISVDEGATVAGVFTENRFCAAPVIVCREHLAIVRAGGAGIRALVVNTGNANAGTGEPGLAHTRETCAELARLAGIDAAQVLPFSTGVILEPLPIDRLKAGLPAALANRKAANWYDAAQTIMTTDTLPKATSRQVTIDGHTVTLTGISKGAGMIKPNMATMLGFLAFDANVAQPVLDTLVKEVADRSFNCITIDGDTSTNDSFILIASGKSTLPAITSTDSPAYAALREAVTQVAQVLSQLIVRDGEGATKFMTVQVEGGKSVAECRQIAYAIGHSPLVKTAFYASDPNLGRILAAIGYAGVTDLDVDKIDLYLDDVLVAKAGGRNPAYQEEDGQRVMKQSEITIRVLLGRGDAQATVWTCDLSHDYVSINADYRS; encoded by the coding sequence ATGGCTGTCAATTTTCCGTCGATCGATCCCGCCCAACTGCATCCCGTCGCCGGCGTCACGCTCGGCTGGGCGGAAGCGAACATCCGCAAGCAGAATCGCAAGGACGTGCTGGTCATCTCCGTCGACGAAGGGGCGACGGTCGCCGGCGTATTCACCGAGAACCGCTTCTGCGCCGCACCGGTAATCGTATGCCGCGAGCATCTGGCCATCGTGCGTGCGGGCGGCGCGGGCATCCGTGCGCTCGTCGTGAATACGGGCAACGCGAATGCGGGCACCGGCGAGCCGGGTCTCGCGCACACGCGCGAAACCTGCGCGGAACTCGCGCGCCTCGCGGGCATCGACGCCGCCCAGGTGCTGCCGTTCTCGACCGGCGTGATTCTCGAGCCGCTGCCGATCGACCGCCTGAAGGCCGGGCTGCCGGCCGCGCTCGCGAACCGCAAGGCCGCGAACTGGTACGACGCCGCGCAGACGATCATGACGACCGACACGCTGCCGAAGGCCACGTCGCGCCAGGTGACGATCGACGGTCACACGGTCACGCTGACGGGCATCAGCAAGGGCGCGGGCATGATCAAGCCGAACATGGCGACGATGCTCGGCTTCCTGGCGTTCGATGCGAACGTCGCGCAGCCGGTGCTCGACACGCTCGTGAAGGAAGTGGCCGATCGCTCGTTCAACTGCATCACGATCGACGGCGACACGTCGACGAACGACTCGTTCATCCTGATCGCGTCGGGCAAGAGCACGCTGCCCGCGATCACGTCGACCGACTCGCCGGCCTATGCGGCACTGCGCGAAGCGGTCACGCAGGTCGCCCAGGTGCTGTCGCAGCTGATCGTGCGCGACGGCGAAGGCGCGACGAAATTCATGACGGTTCAGGTCGAAGGCGGCAAGAGCGTCGCCGAGTGCCGCCAGATTGCCTACGCAATCGGTCATTCGCCGCTGGTGAAGACGGCCTTCTACGCATCCGACCCCAACCTCGGCCGGATTCTCGCGGCGATCGGCTATGCGGGCGTCACGGATCTCGACGTCGACAAGATCGATCTCTATCTCGACGACGTGCTCGTCGCGAAGGCCGGCGGCCGCAACCCGGCCTACCAGGAAGAGGACGGCCAGCGCGTGATGAAGCAGAGCGAAATCACGATCCGCGTGCTGCTCGGCCGCGGCGACGCGCAGGCTACCGTCTGGACCTGCGACCTGTCGCACGATTACGTGAGCATCAACGCGGATTACCGCTCCTGA
- a CDS encoding ATP-binding protein, which yields MDKLEQFLTRAEALLGRLEGMLPPAPAAVDWNAATAFRWRKRQGRGYLQPVPAASSITLDDLHNIDRQKGLIEQNTRQFVQCKPANNVLLTGARGTGKSSLIKACLNAYAKDGLRLIEVDKDDLHDLGDIVDLIAQRPERFIVFCDDLSFEEGESGYKALKVALDGSIAAQSDNVLIYATSNRRHLLPEYMSDNESYKHLPDGEIHPGEVVEEKISLSERFGLWVSFYPFKQDDYLDIVAHWLRHFGCADGEIETARGDALVWALERGSRSGRVAWQFARDWSGRKEQA from the coding sequence ATGGACAAGCTCGAACAGTTTCTGACGCGTGCCGAAGCGCTGCTCGGCCGCCTCGAGGGGATGCTGCCGCCCGCACCGGCGGCGGTCGACTGGAATGCCGCCACCGCGTTCCGCTGGCGCAAGCGCCAGGGGCGCGGCTATCTGCAGCCGGTGCCGGCCGCGTCGTCGATCACGCTCGACGATCTGCACAACATCGATCGGCAGAAAGGGCTGATCGAACAGAACACGCGACAGTTCGTGCAGTGCAAGCCGGCGAACAACGTGCTGCTGACCGGTGCGCGCGGCACCGGCAAGTCGTCACTGATCAAGGCGTGCCTGAACGCCTATGCGAAGGACGGGCTGCGCCTGATCGAAGTCGACAAGGACGACCTGCACGATCTCGGCGACATCGTCGACCTGATCGCGCAGCGTCCGGAGCGGTTCATCGTGTTCTGCGACGATCTGTCGTTCGAGGAAGGCGAATCGGGCTACAAGGCGCTGAAGGTCGCGCTCGACGGCTCGATCGCCGCGCAGTCCGACAACGTGCTGATCTACGCGACGTCGAACCGCCGCCATCTGCTGCCCGAGTACATGAGCGACAACGAGTCGTACAAGCATCTGCCGGACGGCGAGATCCATCCCGGTGAAGTGGTCGAGGAAAAGATTTCGCTGTCGGAGCGCTTCGGCCTGTGGGTCAGCTTCTACCCGTTCAAGCAGGACGACTATCTCGACATCGTCGCGCACTGGCTGCGCCATTTCGGCTGCGCGGACGGCGAGATCGAGACGGCGCGCGGCGACGCGCTCGTGTGGGCGCTCGAGCGCGGTTCGCGCTCGGGACGCGTCGCCTGGCAGTTCGCGCGCGATTGGTCGGGTCGCAAGGAGCAGGCATGA